A genomic window from Dechloromonas sp. A34 includes:
- a CDS encoding PstS family phosphate ABC transporter substrate-binding protein, translating to MFKQSKLVSALAVAGVALFGASAVQAQVVKIDGSSTVYPITEAVAEEFQKAKKNAIKVTVGISGTGGGFKKFCRGETDISNASRPILKKEMDACKETGVQYVELPVAFDALTVVTNPKNAFLKQITVDELKLMWEPAAQGKITKWNQVNPAWPDAPIKLFGAGADSGTFDYFTEAVVGKAKSSRGDYTASEDDNVLVQGVSRDVNAIGYFGYAYYAENTAKLKAVPIVEKAGKPAVLPSEESVLKGTYQPLSRPIFIYVNAKSLDKPEVKEFLEYYMKDGAKLTKEVKYVPLPAKAYTVNLEHIAKKKLGTVFGGTAEVGITIEELQKREAKI from the coding sequence ATGTTCAAGCAATCCAAGCTCGTTTCCGCCCTGGCTGTGGCCGGCGTCGCCCTTTTTGGCGCCTCGGCAGTTCAGGCGCAGGTCGTCAAGATCGACGGTTCCTCCACTGTCTACCCGATCACCGAAGCGGTCGCCGAAGAATTCCAGAAAGCCAAGAAGAACGCCATCAAGGTGACGGTCGGCATTTCCGGTACCGGCGGCGGCTTCAAGAAGTTCTGCCGCGGCGAAACCGATATTTCCAACGCCTCGCGCCCGATCCTGAAAAAGGAAATGGATGCCTGCAAGGAAACCGGCGTCCAGTACGTCGAACTACCGGTCGCCTTCGATGCGCTGACCGTGGTCACCAACCCGAAGAACGCCTTCCTCAAGCAGATCACCGTCGATGAACTGAAGCTGATGTGGGAACCGGCCGCCCAGGGCAAGATCACCAAGTGGAACCAGGTCAATCCGGCCTGGCCCGATGCGCCGATCAAGCTGTTCGGCGCCGGCGCCGATTCCGGCACCTTCGACTATTTCACCGAAGCCGTGGTCGGCAAGGCCAAGTCCTCGCGCGGCGATTACACCGCTTCCGAAGACGACAACGTGCTGGTCCAGGGCGTCTCCCGCGACGTCAATGCCATCGGCTATTTCGGCTATGCCTATTACGCCGAGAACACCGCCAAGCTGAAGGCCGTGCCGATCGTCGAGAAGGCTGGCAAGCCGGCCGTCCTGCCCTCCGAAGAGAGCGTCCTGAAGGGCACCTACCAGCCGCTGTCGCGCCCGATCTTCATCTATGTCAATGCCAAGTCGCTCGACAAGCCCGAAGTCAAGGAATTCCTCGAGTACTACATGAAGGACGGCGCCAAGCTGACCAAGGAAGTTAAGTACGTGCCGCTGCCGGCCAAGGCCTACACGGTCAATCTCGAGCACATCGCCAAGAAGAAGCTCGGCACCGTGTTCGGCGGTACCGCCGAGGTCGGCATCACCATCGAAGAGCTGCAAAAGCGCGAAGCCAAGATCTGA
- the pstC gene encoding phosphate ABC transporter permease subunit PstC — protein sequence MSANNTSGLHRVSDRLAYNAMRHWKERLIEAILLAAAAVSVLTTLGIVYVLVSESVAFFSQVSIVDFLTDTQWTPLFDDAHFGIMVLVSGTLVSSLVALLVAIPMGTIIAIYLSEFADSRVREAAKPILELLGGIPTIVFGYFALLVVTPLLQMIFPELPGFSLLSAGLVMGIMIVPYIASLSEDAMRAVPMSMREGAYAMGSTKLYTAVHVVVPAAVSGLAASYILGISRAVGETMILAVAAGMQPNLTWNPMEPAATITSYIVQVALGDLPHGSIGYQTIFAAGLTLLLITLVFNILGQWLRAKYREAY from the coding sequence ATGTCTGCAAACAACACTTCTGGCCTGCATCGGGTCAGTGATCGTCTGGCTTACAACGCCATGCGCCACTGGAAGGAGCGCCTGATCGAGGCGATCCTGCTGGCCGCCGCTGCCGTTTCCGTCCTGACGACCCTGGGCATCGTCTATGTCCTGGTTTCCGAGTCGGTCGCCTTCTTCTCGCAGGTCAGCATCGTCGATTTTCTGACCGACACCCAATGGACGCCGCTCTTCGACGACGCCCACTTCGGGATCATGGTGCTTGTTTCCGGCACTCTGGTTTCCTCTCTTGTCGCCCTGCTGGTGGCGATCCCGATGGGCACCATCATCGCCATCTACCTGTCCGAATTCGCCGACTCGCGCGTCCGTGAGGCGGCCAAGCCGATTCTCGAACTGCTGGGCGGCATCCCGACCATCGTTTTCGGCTACTTCGCCCTGCTCGTCGTGACCCCGCTGCTGCAGATGATCTTTCCGGAACTGCCGGGCTTCTCGCTGCTCTCCGCCGGCCTGGTGATGGGAATCATGATCGTCCCCTACATCGCATCGCTGTCCGAAGATGCCATGCGCGCCGTGCCGATGAGCATGCGCGAAGGCGCCTATGCGATGGGTTCGACCAAGCTCTACACGGCGGTTCACGTCGTCGTTCCGGCCGCCGTATCGGGCCTGGCCGCTTCCTACATCCTGGGCATTTCCCGTGCCGTCGGCGAGACGATGATTCTCGCCGTCGCCGCCGGCATGCAGCCCAACCTGACCTGGAACCCGATGGAACCGGCCGCCACCATCACCTCCTACATCGTGCAGGTGGCACTGGGCGACCTGCCGCACGGCTCGATCGGCTACCAGACCATCTTCGCCGCCGGCCTGACCCTGTTGCTGATCACCCTGGTCTTCAACATCCTCGGCCAGTGGCTGCGCGCCAAATACCGCGAGGCCTACTGA